In the genome of Monodelphis domestica isolate mMonDom1 chromosome 2, mMonDom1.pri, whole genome shotgun sequence, one region contains:
- the CKS1B gene encoding cyclin-dependent kinases regulatory subunit 1 isoform X2, whose protein sequence is MRSSSTGQCEREGGSHAIGGHVMLPKDIAKLVPKTHLMSESEWRNLGVQQSQGWVHYMIHEPEPHILLFRRPLPKKPKK, encoded by the exons ATGAGGAGTTCGAGTACCGGTCAGTGCGAGCGCGAAGGGGGTAGCCATGCTATCGGCGG GCACGTCATGTTGCCCAAGGATATAGCCAAACTGGTCCCTAAGACCCACTTGATGTCTGAGTCTGAGTGGAGGAACCTTGGTGTCCAGCAAAGTCAGGGATGGGTCCATTACATGATCCATGAACCAG agcctcACATCTTGCTGTTCCGGCGGCCACTGCCCAAGAAGCCTAAGAAATGA
- the CKS1B gene encoding cyclin-dependent kinases regulatory subunit 1 isoform X1, with the protein MSHKQIYYSDKYDDEEFEYRHVMLPKDIAKLVPKTHLMSESEWRNLGVQQSQGWVHYMIHEPEPHILLFRRPLPKKPKK; encoded by the exons ATGTCGCATAAACAAATTTATTATTCAGACAAATACGACGATGAGGAGTTCGAGTACCG GCACGTCATGTTGCCCAAGGATATAGCCAAACTGGTCCCTAAGACCCACTTGATGTCTGAGTCTGAGTGGAGGAACCTTGGTGTCCAGCAAAGTCAGGGATGGGTCCATTACATGATCCATGAACCAG agcctcACATCTTGCTGTTCCGGCGGCCACTGCCCAAGAAGCCTAAGAAATGA
- the SHC1 gene encoding SHC-transforming protein 1 isoform X2: MRPWIGSTPETAACRTCTSRAGLGHGFPDVWIGVMKWDMNKLSGGRRTRVEGGQLGGEEWTRHGSFVNKPTRGWLHPNDKVMGPGVSYLVRYMGCVEVLQSMRALDFNTRTQVTREAISLVCEAVPGAKGAARRRKPCSRPLSSILGRSNLKFAGMPITLTVSTSSLNLMAADCKQIIANHHMQSISFASGGDPDTAEYVAYVAKDPVNQRACHILECPEGLAQDVISTIGQAFELRFKQYLRNPPKLVTPHDRMAGFDGSAWDEEEEDPPDHQYYNDFPGKEPPLGGVVDMRLRDGPAPGSPWPPTPNTQTTNHLGATLPVGQLAGGDPDIRKQLPTPGPGRELFDDPSYVNVQNLEKVRQGAGGPSNPTTNGSAPRDLFDMKPFEDALRVPPPSPTPPMAEQLRAEPWFHGKLNRREAEGQLRLNGDFLVRESTTTPGQYVLTGLQSGQPKHLLLVDPEGVVRTKDHRFESVSHLISYHMDNHLPIISAGSELCLQQPVERKL, translated from the exons ATGCGGCCCTG GATCGGCTCCACCCCAGAAACAGCTGCATGTCGTACCTGTACCTCAAGAGCTGGGCTGGGCCATGGATTTCCTGATGTGTGGATTGGGGTTATGAAATGG GACATGAACAAACTGAGCGGCGGGCGGAGGACTCGGGTGGAAGGGGGCCAGCTGGGGGGTGAGGAATGGACTCGGCACGGGAGCTTTGTCAACAAGCCAACTCGGGGTTGGTTGCATCCCAACGACAAGGTCATGGGACCTGGGGTTTCCTACCTTGTTCGG TACATGGGTTGTGTGGAAGTGCTCCAGTCAATGAGGGCTTTGGATTTCAATACTCGAACACAGGTCACCAG AGAAGCCATCAGTCTGGTGTGTGAGGCTGTGCCAGGGGCCAAGGGGGCTGCACGGAGGAGAAAG CCCTGTAGTCGCCCGCTCAGCTCCATACTGGGGAGGAGTAATCTAAAGTTTGCTGGCATGCCCATAACCCTAACTGTTTCTACCAGCAGCCTCAACCTCATGGCTGCAGACTGTAAACAG ATCATCGCCAATCACCACATGCAATCAATCTCATTCGCATCTGGTGGGGATCCG GACACTGCCGAATATGTTGCTTATGTTGCCAAAGACCCTGTCAATCAGAGAG CCTGCCACATCCTGGAGTGTCCAGAGGGACTAGCACAGGATGTCATCAGCACCATTGGCCAGGCCTTTGAGCTGCGCTTCAAACAATACCTCAGGAACCCACCCAAGCTTGTCACTCCCCATGACAG gATGGCTGGTTTTGATGGCTCAGCttgggatgaggaggaagaagatccACCTGACCATCAATACTACAATGACTTCCCAGGGAAGGAGCCCCCCCTTGGTGGGGTAGTAGACATGAGGCTTCGGGATGGACCTGCCCCAGGGAGTCCTTGGCCACCCACACCCAACACCCAGACCACCAACCACCTAGGAGCCACCTTG CCCGTTGGACAGCTAGCTGGTGGGGACCCTGATATTCGAAAACAGTTGCCAACTCCTGGACCAG GTAGAGAACTATTTGACGATCCTTCCTATGTCAATGTCCAGAACCTGGAAAAAGTCCGGCAAGGAGCTGGTGGTCCTTCGAACCCTACTACCAATGGCAGTGCTCCACGTGACCTCTTTGATATGA AGCCATTTGAAGATGCGCTTCGGGTCCCCCCACCATCCCCTACACCACCAATGGCTGAGCAACTCCGGGCAGAGCCCTGGTTTCATGGCAAGTTGAATAGGAGGGAAGCAGAAGGACAGCTGAGGCTCAATGGGGACTTCCTGGTTCGGGAGAGTACAACCACTCCAGGCCAGTATGTCCTTACTGGCCTGCAGAGTGGCCAGCCCAAACATTTGCTGCTTGTCGACCCTGAAGGTGTG GTTCGGACAAAGGATCACCGATTTGAGAGTGTCAGTCACCTTATCAGCTACCACATGGACAATCACCTCCCCATCATCTCTGCAGGCAGCGAGCTATGTCTTCAGCAGCCTGTGGAAAGGAAGCTGTAA
- the SHC1 gene encoding SHC-transforming protein 1 isoform X1: MDLLPPKPKYNPLRNESISSLEEGTLGSLSPGELSSPSASSLGPILPSMLGDESPTTLCSFFPRMSNLKLANPTGGRLGPSEETGQGPEDRERNAGGAGLDSGPSPLLQDMNKLSGGRRTRVEGGQLGGEEWTRHGSFVNKPTRGWLHPNDKVMGPGVSYLVRYMGCVEVLQSMRALDFNTRTQVTREAISLVCEAVPGAKGAARRRKPCSRPLSSILGRSNLKFAGMPITLTVSTSSLNLMAADCKQIIANHHMQSISFASGGDPDTAEYVAYVAKDPVNQRACHILECPEGLAQDVISTIGQAFELRFKQYLRNPPKLVTPHDRMAGFDGSAWDEEEEDPPDHQYYNDFPGKEPPLGGVVDMRLRDGPAPGSPWPPTPNTQTTNHLGATLPVGQLAGGDPDIRKQLPTPGPGRELFDDPSYVNVQNLEKVRQGAGGPSNPTTNGSAPRDLFDMKPFEDALRVPPPSPTPPMAEQLRAEPWFHGKLNRREAEGQLRLNGDFLVRESTTTPGQYVLTGLQSGQPKHLLLVDPEGVVRTKDHRFESVSHLISYHMDNHLPIISAGSELCLQQPVERKL, translated from the exons ATGGATCTCCTGCCTCCTAAGCCTAAGTACAACCCTCTTCGGAATGAATCTATATCATCATTGGAAGAGGGGACTCTGGGATCCTTATCCCCTGGGGAACTCTCCTCCCCATCTGCCTCTTCCCTGGGACCCATCTTGCCCTCCATGCTGGGGGATGAGAGTCCTACAACCCTTTGCTCTTTCTTCCCTCGGATGAGCAATTTGAAGCTAGCTAACCCAACTGGGGGGCGGCTAGGACCCTCTGAAGAGACAGGTCAGGGACCTGAGGATAGGGAGAGAAATGCAGGGGGCGCTGGGCTAGACTCAGGCCCTTCACCTCTTCTCCAGGACATGAACAAACTGAGCGGCGGGCGGAGGACTCGGGTGGAAGGGGGCCAGCTGGGGGGTGAGGAATGGACTCGGCACGGGAGCTTTGTCAACAAGCCAACTCGGGGTTGGTTGCATCCCAACGACAAGGTCATGGGACCTGGGGTTTCCTACCTTGTTCGG TACATGGGTTGTGTGGAAGTGCTCCAGTCAATGAGGGCTTTGGATTTCAATACTCGAACACAGGTCACCAG AGAAGCCATCAGTCTGGTGTGTGAGGCTGTGCCAGGGGCCAAGGGGGCTGCACGGAGGAGAAAG CCCTGTAGTCGCCCGCTCAGCTCCATACTGGGGAGGAGTAATCTAAAGTTTGCTGGCATGCCCATAACCCTAACTGTTTCTACCAGCAGCCTCAACCTCATGGCTGCAGACTGTAAACAG ATCATCGCCAATCACCACATGCAATCAATCTCATTCGCATCTGGTGGGGATCCG GACACTGCCGAATATGTTGCTTATGTTGCCAAAGACCCTGTCAATCAGAGAG CCTGCCACATCCTGGAGTGTCCAGAGGGACTAGCACAGGATGTCATCAGCACCATTGGCCAGGCCTTTGAGCTGCGCTTCAAACAATACCTCAGGAACCCACCCAAGCTTGTCACTCCCCATGACAG gATGGCTGGTTTTGATGGCTCAGCttgggatgaggaggaagaagatccACCTGACCATCAATACTACAATGACTTCCCAGGGAAGGAGCCCCCCCTTGGTGGGGTAGTAGACATGAGGCTTCGGGATGGACCTGCCCCAGGGAGTCCTTGGCCACCCACACCCAACACCCAGACCACCAACCACCTAGGAGCCACCTTG CCCGTTGGACAGCTAGCTGGTGGGGACCCTGATATTCGAAAACAGTTGCCAACTCCTGGACCAG GTAGAGAACTATTTGACGATCCTTCCTATGTCAATGTCCAGAACCTGGAAAAAGTCCGGCAAGGAGCTGGTGGTCCTTCGAACCCTACTACCAATGGCAGTGCTCCACGTGACCTCTTTGATATGA AGCCATTTGAAGATGCGCTTCGGGTCCCCCCACCATCCCCTACACCACCAATGGCTGAGCAACTCCGGGCAGAGCCCTGGTTTCATGGCAAGTTGAATAGGAGGGAAGCAGAAGGACAGCTGAGGCTCAATGGGGACTTCCTGGTTCGGGAGAGTACAACCACTCCAGGCCAGTATGTCCTTACTGGCCTGCAGAGTGGCCAGCCCAAACATTTGCTGCTTGTCGACCCTGAAGGTGTG GTTCGGACAAAGGATCACCGATTTGAGAGTGTCAGTCACCTTATCAGCTACCACATGGACAATCACCTCCCCATCATCTCTGCAGGCAGCGAGCTATGTCTTCAGCAGCCTGTGGAAAGGAAGCTGTAA
- the SHC1 gene encoding SHC-transforming protein 1 isoform X3, with the protein MNKLSGGRRTRVEGGQLGGEEWTRHGSFVNKPTRGWLHPNDKVMGPGVSYLVRYMGCVEVLQSMRALDFNTRTQVTREAISLVCEAVPGAKGAARRRKPCSRPLSSILGRSNLKFAGMPITLTVSTSSLNLMAADCKQIIANHHMQSISFASGGDPDTAEYVAYVAKDPVNQRACHILECPEGLAQDVISTIGQAFELRFKQYLRNPPKLVTPHDRMAGFDGSAWDEEEEDPPDHQYYNDFPGKEPPLGGVVDMRLRDGPAPGSPWPPTPNTQTTNHLGATLPVGQLAGGDPDIRKQLPTPGPGRELFDDPSYVNVQNLEKVRQGAGGPSNPTTNGSAPRDLFDMKPFEDALRVPPPSPTPPMAEQLRAEPWFHGKLNRREAEGQLRLNGDFLVRESTTTPGQYVLTGLQSGQPKHLLLVDPEGVVRTKDHRFESVSHLISYHMDNHLPIISAGSELCLQQPVERKL; encoded by the exons ATGAACAAACTGAGCGGCGGGCGGAGGACTCGGGTGGAAGGGGGCCAGCTGGGGGGTGAGGAATGGACTCGGCACGGGAGCTTTGTCAACAAGCCAACTCGGGGTTGGTTGCATCCCAACGACAAGGTCATGGGACCTGGGGTTTCCTACCTTGTTCGG TACATGGGTTGTGTGGAAGTGCTCCAGTCAATGAGGGCTTTGGATTTCAATACTCGAACACAGGTCACCAG AGAAGCCATCAGTCTGGTGTGTGAGGCTGTGCCAGGGGCCAAGGGGGCTGCACGGAGGAGAAAG CCCTGTAGTCGCCCGCTCAGCTCCATACTGGGGAGGAGTAATCTAAAGTTTGCTGGCATGCCCATAACCCTAACTGTTTCTACCAGCAGCCTCAACCTCATGGCTGCAGACTGTAAACAG ATCATCGCCAATCACCACATGCAATCAATCTCATTCGCATCTGGTGGGGATCCG GACACTGCCGAATATGTTGCTTATGTTGCCAAAGACCCTGTCAATCAGAGAG CCTGCCACATCCTGGAGTGTCCAGAGGGACTAGCACAGGATGTCATCAGCACCATTGGCCAGGCCTTTGAGCTGCGCTTCAAACAATACCTCAGGAACCCACCCAAGCTTGTCACTCCCCATGACAG gATGGCTGGTTTTGATGGCTCAGCttgggatgaggaggaagaagatccACCTGACCATCAATACTACAATGACTTCCCAGGGAAGGAGCCCCCCCTTGGTGGGGTAGTAGACATGAGGCTTCGGGATGGACCTGCCCCAGGGAGTCCTTGGCCACCCACACCCAACACCCAGACCACCAACCACCTAGGAGCCACCTTG CCCGTTGGACAGCTAGCTGGTGGGGACCCTGATATTCGAAAACAGTTGCCAACTCCTGGACCAG GTAGAGAACTATTTGACGATCCTTCCTATGTCAATGTCCAGAACCTGGAAAAAGTCCGGCAAGGAGCTGGTGGTCCTTCGAACCCTACTACCAATGGCAGTGCTCCACGTGACCTCTTTGATATGA AGCCATTTGAAGATGCGCTTCGGGTCCCCCCACCATCCCCTACACCACCAATGGCTGAGCAACTCCGGGCAGAGCCCTGGTTTCATGGCAAGTTGAATAGGAGGGAAGCAGAAGGACAGCTGAGGCTCAATGGGGACTTCCTGGTTCGGGAGAGTACAACCACTCCAGGCCAGTATGTCCTTACTGGCCTGCAGAGTGGCCAGCCCAAACATTTGCTGCTTGTCGACCCTGAAGGTGTG GTTCGGACAAAGGATCACCGATTTGAGAGTGTCAGTCACCTTATCAGCTACCACATGGACAATCACCTCCCCATCATCTCTGCAGGCAGCGAGCTATGTCTTCAGCAGCCTGTGGAAAGGAAGCTGTAA
- the PYGO2 gene encoding pygopus homolog 2 yields the protein MAAAAPPPPDKLEGGGGPAAPPAPPSTGRKQGKAGLQMKSPEKKRRKSNTQGPAYSHLTEFAPPPTPMVDHLVASNPFEDDFGAPKVGGAAPPFLGSPVPFGGFRVQGGMAGQVPPGYGGGGGGGPQPLRRQPPPFPPNPMGPAFNMPPQGPGYPPPGNMNFPSQPFNQPLGQNFSPPGGQMMPGPVGGFGPMISPTMGQPPRGELGPPSLPQRFAQPGAPFGPSPLQRPGQGLPSLPPNTSPFPGPDPGFPGPGGEDGGKPLNPPAATAFPQEPHSGSPAAAVNGNQPSFPQNSGGRGGGTPDANSLAPPNKTGGASGHQPPPGLVYPCGACRSEVNDDQDAILCEASCQKWFHRECTGMTENAYGLLTTEASAVWACDFCLKTKEIQSVYIREGMGQLVAANDG from the exons ATGGCCGCCGCGGCGCCGCCCCCCCCTGACAAGCTGGAGGGAGGAGGCGGCCCCGCTGCGCCGCCAGCGCCGCCCAGCACCGGGAGGAAGCAGGGCAAAGCCG gTCTGCAAATGAAGAGCCCAGAAAAGAAGCGACGCAAGTCAAATACCCAG ggTCCTGCATACTCACACCTGACGGAGTTTGCACCACCCCCGACCCCAATGGTGGATCACCTGGTGGCATCCAACCCATTTGAGGATGACTTTGGGGCCCCCAAGGTTGGGGGGGCAGCTCCTCCATTCCTTGGCAGTCCTGTACCCTTTGGCGGATTCCGTGTGCAAGGGGGCATGGCAGGCCAGGTGCCCCCAGGCTatgggggtggaggaggaggggggcCTCAACCTCTTCGAAGACagcctcctcctttcccccccaaTCCAATGGGCCCTGCCTTCAATATGCCCCCTCAGGGCCCTGGGTACCCACCTCCAGGTAACATGAACTTCCCTAGCCAGCCTTTTAACCAACCCTTGGGCCAGAACTTTAGCCCTCCTGGGGGACAAATGATGCCAGGCCCTGTGGGAGGATTTGGACCCATGATTTCACCTACTATGGGGCAACCACCCAGAGGGGAGCTGggccctccttcccttccccagcgCTTTGCCCAGCCAGGTGCTCCCTTTGGGCCCTCACCCCTTCAGCGACCTGGTCAAGGGCTCCCGAGTCTGCCTCCCAATACAAGCCCCTTCCCTGGTCCTGATCCTGGCTTCCCTGGCCCTGGAGGAGAGGATGGAGGAAAGCCCCTAAACCCTCCTGCAGCGACTGCTTTCCCTCAGGAGCCTCATTCGGGTTCCCCTGCTGCTGCTGTCAATGGCAACCAGCCCAGTTTTCCCCAGAACAGTGGTGGTCGAGGCGGGGGAACCCCGGATGCCAATAGCTTGGCACCCCCGAATAAGACAGGTGGAGCATCTGGGCACCAGCCTCCTCCTGGCTTGGTGTACCCATGTGGGGCATGCCGGAGTGAGGTGAATGATGACCAGGACGCCATTTTGTGTGAGGCATCATGTCAGAAGTGGTTTCATCGAGAGTGTACTGGCATGACAGAGAATGCCTATGGGCTCCTGACCACCGAAGCTTCAGCTGTTTGGGCCTGTGATTTCTGCCTGAAGACCAAGGAGATCCAGTCAGTCTACATCCGAGAAGGCATGGGGCAACTAGTGGCTGCCAATGATGGATGA
- the PBXIP1 gene encoding pre-B-cell leukemia transcription factor-interacting protein 1 isoform X2 codes for MESSSPESDNSWVIAGSEGCLPVETLGPESERAPQTSVDELPGTLDGEAPTACKTPPVQPDACPPEEADVKVSLESNEKSLDLPSPEEEQTKAEQLEATEGTGLESDIMEQRDLISPHNGPWSPKTEQVGEEFSCSSSDDDNDMDVEGLRRRRGARESRPPYLPASVGGHDQASSEGRSGELGLTLNTCLLGALVLVGLGFLLFSGPAENLESQVTPEPQDAEHIQDGLGQQQQAHYPAGSLPSLQSMSLLLDKLAKENQDIRLLQAQLQAQKEELQNLLHKHPGLEEENERLRGSLQQREASQRVLESEMQELRSRLGELEETYSRGVDGACESQSAGKPLQEPAPGLLEPKGFLEQKEQLEAEAQMLRRELEKQRLLLSSVQRDLKRSLHESGLGDRDRADLAKLGQRLAMELQEAESWGPGEGQVSQGSANTSQSLGQGGAHFVSSKEPSQKEKHKDKDRQGEGKAEKWKHKKEEFTVEKKKNFRGKGDGESGGKWKQEKLGTADLGGKKSREWRGSKEHPKKSWGGPWGSQGPHPVWEGQKPMRDGAKGDGSAHSDPQLAWKKVLGHKYRVPQGCSSVAQCAHQEGLAMFGLDFPPVRKQELAALLQKYLARLPWGQRLPEPMTFLSTYFGEDGLFRHDRLRFRDFVEAMEDSLEEAAVRETGDDDEVDDFEDFIFGHFFGDKALRKRSGKKDKYQKGPRSSGPKEGPRNYQEG; via the exons ATGGAATCCTCCAGCCCGGAGTCCGATAATAGCTGGGTGATTGCTGGCTCTGAG GGCTGCTTGCCAGTAGAGACGCTGGGTCCAGAATCTGAGAGAGCCCCCCAGACCTCAGTGGATGAACTTCCAGGAACCTTGGATGGAGAGG CGCCTACTGCTTGCAAGACCCCTCCTGTCCAGCCTGACGCTTGCCCTCCAGAGGAGGCAGATGTTAAG GTGTCTCTGGAAAGCAATGAGAAGAGTTTGGACCTCCCAAGTCCAGAGGAAGAACAAACAAAGGCGGAGCAACTGGAGGCCACAGAAGGGACAGGGCTGGAGTCAGACATCATGGAGCAAAGGGACTTAATCTCTCCGCACAATGGGCCTTGGTCCCCTAAAACAG AGCAGGTTGGTGAGGAATTCAGCTGCTCCAGTAGTGATGACGACAATGACATGGATGTGGAGGGCCTGAGGAGACGTCGAGGGGCCCGGGAATCCAGGCCGCCCTATCTCCCTGCCTCTGTGGGTGGGCATGACCAGGCCAGCAGCGAGGGAAGAAGTGGGGAGCTGGGGCTGACACTGAACACCTGTCTCCTGGGTGCTCTGGTCCTGGTGGGCCTTGGCTTCCTCCTCTTTTCTG GACCAGCAGAGAACTTGGAGTCCCAAGTGACCCCAGAGCCTCAGGATGCAGAGCATATCCAG GATGGACTTGGGCAGCAGCAACAGGCCCATTACCCTGCTGGAAGTCTCCCAAGCCTTCAGTCCATGAGCCTCTTACTGGACAAGCTGGCCAAGGAGAACCAGGACATTCGGCTTCTTCAGGCCCAGTTGCAG GCTCAGAAGGAAGAACTCCAGAACTTACTACACAAACACCCAGGACTAGAGGAGGAGAACGAGAGGCTCCGGGGGTCCCTGCAGCAGCGAGAAGCATCCCAGCGGGTGCTGGAGTCTGAAATGCAGGAGCTCCGAAGCCGCCTTGGGGAGCTAGAGGAGACTTACTCCAGGGGGGTGGATGGGGCCTGCGAGAGCCAGAGTGCAGGGAAGCCCCTGCAGGAGCCAGCCCCGGGGCTGCTGGAGCCCAAAGGCTTCCTGGAGCAGAAGGAGCAGTTGGAGGCTGAGGCTCAGATGCTACGCAGGGAACTAGAGAAGCAGAGGCTGCTGCTGAGCTCAGTGCAGAGGGATCTGAAAAGGAGCCTTCATGAGTCAGGGCTGGGAGACAGGGATCGAGCAGATCTGGCCAAGTTGGGTCAGAGGCTGGCCATGGAGCTTCAGGAGGCAGAGAGCTGGGGCCCTGGAGAGGGCCAGGTCTCCCAGGGTTCAGCCAACACATCTCAATCTTTGGGGCAGGGAGGAGCCCACTTTGTGAGCTCAAAGGAGCCTAGTCAAAAGGAGAAGCACAAGGACAAGGACAGGCaaggagaagggaaggcagaGAAGTGGAAGCATAAGAAAGAAGAATTTACTGTGGAAAAGAAGAAGAACTTcagaggcaaaggagatggagaatCAGGAGGGAAGTGGAAGCAAGAAAAGCTAGGGACTGCTGATCTGGGGGGCAAGAAAAGCAGGGAATGGAGAGGCTCGAAGGAGCATCCCAAGAAGAGCTGGGGAGGCCCCTGGGGGAGCCAGGGACCCCACCCAGTGTGGGAAGGGCAGAAGCCAATGAGGGATGGGGCCAAGGGGGATGGCTCAGCCCATTCTGATCCACAGCTGGCCTGGAAGAAGGTTCTGGGCCACAAGTACCGAGTGCCTCAGGGCTGCTCCAGTGTAGCCCAGTGTGCACACCAGGAAGGGCTGGCCATGTTTGGGCTAGATTTTCCCCCAGTCCGGAAGCAGGAGCTGGCAGCACTGTTGCAGAAGTACTTGGCTCGATTGCCCTGGGGCCAAAGACTTCCTGAACCCATGACCTTCCTGTCCACATACTTTGGTGAGGATGGTCTCTTCCGCCATGACCGTCTCCGCTTCCGAGACTTTGTGGAGGCCATGGAGGACAGCCTGGAGGAGGCTGCTGTCAGAGAGACAGGAGATGACGATGAAGTTGATGACTTTGAGGATTTCATCTTTGGCCATTTCTTTGGGGACAAGGCACTGAGGAAAAG GTCTGGGAAGAAGGACAAGTATCAGAAGGGCCCCAGAAGCTCAGGGCCCAAGGAAGGCCCCAGAAACTACCAGGAGGGCTGA
- the PBXIP1 gene encoding pre-B-cell leukemia transcription factor-interacting protein 1 isoform X1, with protein sequence MESSSPESDNSWVIAGSEGCLPVETLGPESERAPQTSVDELPGTLDGEAPTACKTPPVQPDACPPEEADVKVSLESNEKSLDLPSPEEEQTKAEQLEATEGTGLESDIMEQRDLISPHNGPWSPKTEQVGEEFSCSSSDDDNDMDVEGLRRRRGARESRPPYLPASVGGHDQASSEGRSGELGLTLNTCLLGALVLVGLGFLLFSGGFSDLETGPAENLESQVTPEPQDAEHIQDGLGQQQQAHYPAGSLPSLQSMSLLLDKLAKENQDIRLLQAQLQAQKEELQNLLHKHPGLEEENERLRGSLQQREASQRVLESEMQELRSRLGELEETYSRGVDGACESQSAGKPLQEPAPGLLEPKGFLEQKEQLEAEAQMLRRELEKQRLLLSSVQRDLKRSLHESGLGDRDRADLAKLGQRLAMELQEAESWGPGEGQVSQGSANTSQSLGQGGAHFVSSKEPSQKEKHKDKDRQGEGKAEKWKHKKEEFTVEKKKNFRGKGDGESGGKWKQEKLGTADLGGKKSREWRGSKEHPKKSWGGPWGSQGPHPVWEGQKPMRDGAKGDGSAHSDPQLAWKKVLGHKYRVPQGCSSVAQCAHQEGLAMFGLDFPPVRKQELAALLQKYLARLPWGQRLPEPMTFLSTYFGEDGLFRHDRLRFRDFVEAMEDSLEEAAVRETGDDDEVDDFEDFIFGHFFGDKALRKRSGKKDKYQKGPRSSGPKEGPRNYQEG encoded by the exons ATGGAATCCTCCAGCCCGGAGTCCGATAATAGCTGGGTGATTGCTGGCTCTGAG GGCTGCTTGCCAGTAGAGACGCTGGGTCCAGAATCTGAGAGAGCCCCCCAGACCTCAGTGGATGAACTTCCAGGAACCTTGGATGGAGAGG CGCCTACTGCTTGCAAGACCCCTCCTGTCCAGCCTGACGCTTGCCCTCCAGAGGAGGCAGATGTTAAG GTGTCTCTGGAAAGCAATGAGAAGAGTTTGGACCTCCCAAGTCCAGAGGAAGAACAAACAAAGGCGGAGCAACTGGAGGCCACAGAAGGGACAGGGCTGGAGTCAGACATCATGGAGCAAAGGGACTTAATCTCTCCGCACAATGGGCCTTGGTCCCCTAAAACAG AGCAGGTTGGTGAGGAATTCAGCTGCTCCAGTAGTGATGACGACAATGACATGGATGTGGAGGGCCTGAGGAGACGTCGAGGGGCCCGGGAATCCAGGCCGCCCTATCTCCCTGCCTCTGTGGGTGGGCATGACCAGGCCAGCAGCGAGGGAAGAAGTGGGGAGCTGGGGCTGACACTGAACACCTGTCTCCTGGGTGCTCTGGTCCTGGTGGGCCTTGGCTTCCTCCTCTTTTCTG GTGGTTTCTCTGACCTTGAGACTG GACCAGCAGAGAACTTGGAGTCCCAAGTGACCCCAGAGCCTCAGGATGCAGAGCATATCCAG GATGGACTTGGGCAGCAGCAACAGGCCCATTACCCTGCTGGAAGTCTCCCAAGCCTTCAGTCCATGAGCCTCTTACTGGACAAGCTGGCCAAGGAGAACCAGGACATTCGGCTTCTTCAGGCCCAGTTGCAG GCTCAGAAGGAAGAACTCCAGAACTTACTACACAAACACCCAGGACTAGAGGAGGAGAACGAGAGGCTCCGGGGGTCCCTGCAGCAGCGAGAAGCATCCCAGCGGGTGCTGGAGTCTGAAATGCAGGAGCTCCGAAGCCGCCTTGGGGAGCTAGAGGAGACTTACTCCAGGGGGGTGGATGGGGCCTGCGAGAGCCAGAGTGCAGGGAAGCCCCTGCAGGAGCCAGCCCCGGGGCTGCTGGAGCCCAAAGGCTTCCTGGAGCAGAAGGAGCAGTTGGAGGCTGAGGCTCAGATGCTACGCAGGGAACTAGAGAAGCAGAGGCTGCTGCTGAGCTCAGTGCAGAGGGATCTGAAAAGGAGCCTTCATGAGTCAGGGCTGGGAGACAGGGATCGAGCAGATCTGGCCAAGTTGGGTCAGAGGCTGGCCATGGAGCTTCAGGAGGCAGAGAGCTGGGGCCCTGGAGAGGGCCAGGTCTCCCAGGGTTCAGCCAACACATCTCAATCTTTGGGGCAGGGAGGAGCCCACTTTGTGAGCTCAAAGGAGCCTAGTCAAAAGGAGAAGCACAAGGACAAGGACAGGCaaggagaagggaaggcagaGAAGTGGAAGCATAAGAAAGAAGAATTTACTGTGGAAAAGAAGAAGAACTTcagaggcaaaggagatggagaatCAGGAGGGAAGTGGAAGCAAGAAAAGCTAGGGACTGCTGATCTGGGGGGCAAGAAAAGCAGGGAATGGAGAGGCTCGAAGGAGCATCCCAAGAAGAGCTGGGGAGGCCCCTGGGGGAGCCAGGGACCCCACCCAGTGTGGGAAGGGCAGAAGCCAATGAGGGATGGGGCCAAGGGGGATGGCTCAGCCCATTCTGATCCACAGCTGGCCTGGAAGAAGGTTCTGGGCCACAAGTACCGAGTGCCTCAGGGCTGCTCCAGTGTAGCCCAGTGTGCACACCAGGAAGGGCTGGCCATGTTTGGGCTAGATTTTCCCCCAGTCCGGAAGCAGGAGCTGGCAGCACTGTTGCAGAAGTACTTGGCTCGATTGCCCTGGGGCCAAAGACTTCCTGAACCCATGACCTTCCTGTCCACATACTTTGGTGAGGATGGTCTCTTCCGCCATGACCGTCTCCGCTTCCGAGACTTTGTGGAGGCCATGGAGGACAGCCTGGAGGAGGCTGCTGTCAGAGAGACAGGAGATGACGATGAAGTTGATGACTTTGAGGATTTCATCTTTGGCCATTTCTTTGGGGACAAGGCACTGAGGAAAAG GTCTGGGAAGAAGGACAAGTATCAGAAGGGCCCCAGAAGCTCAGGGCCCAAGGAAGGCCCCAGAAACTACCAGGAGGGCTGA